A genomic region of Devosia ginsengisoli contains the following coding sequences:
- a CDS encoding 2-hydroxyacid dehydrogenase — MIKVAIIGDRFMRASVFEAALRKRISADIEVSSIETDWPDTPFYGRNGPAGPAISEYQGEEARVIEIVADAQVAITHLAPFSRKVVESCKQLRLLGLSRGSSVNVDLDAARERNIVVTNVPGRNASAVAEFTIAQILSLTRKLSEGNASLSAGHWQGELYRSDRTGEELSQLAVGIIGYGAIGQRVVRLLKPFGCRILVYDKYAELNLSDLVDGVEKVDLEFLLANSDVISLHARATPETEGMLGAREFSLMRHGAYLINNARASMVVASSLRAALKSGQLAGAALDTFDPEPPLANDEILAMPNVTVTPHIAGASRFVTTFAAERLAEEVARFLQDGSVKTRVA, encoded by the coding sequence TTGATAAAAGTAGCAATCATCGGCGACCGCTTCATGCGGGCGAGCGTGTTCGAGGCCGCGCTGCGCAAGCGTATTTCGGCAGACATAGAGGTCTCCAGCATTGAGACGGATTGGCCCGATACACCATTCTATGGTCGGAACGGCCCTGCTGGCCCGGCCATTTCCGAGTATCAGGGCGAAGAGGCCAGGGTCATAGAAATTGTCGCCGACGCGCAGGTGGCCATCACCCATCTCGCACCATTCAGCCGGAAAGTGGTGGAGAGTTGCAAGCAGTTGCGGCTGCTGGGCCTGTCGCGCGGCAGTTCGGTGAATGTCGATCTCGACGCGGCGCGCGAGCGCAACATCGTGGTGACCAACGTTCCCGGCCGGAACGCCTCGGCCGTTGCCGAATTCACCATCGCACAGATTCTCAGTCTCACTCGCAAGTTGTCCGAGGGCAATGCGTCACTGTCCGCCGGCCACTGGCAGGGCGAACTATATCGCTCCGACAGGACGGGCGAAGAGCTGTCGCAACTGGCGGTCGGCATTATCGGCTATGGCGCCATCGGCCAGAGAGTTGTGCGCCTGCTCAAACCGTTTGGTTGCCGTATTCTGGTTTATGACAAATATGCCGAGCTCAATCTTTCCGATCTTGTAGATGGTGTTGAAAAGGTCGATCTGGAATTCCTGCTCGCGAACAGTGACGTCATTAGCCTCCACGCCCGGGCAACTCCGGAAACTGAAGGTATGCTGGGGGCGCGTGAATTTTCGCTGATGCGCCACGGCGCCTATCTCATCAACAATGCGCGCGCCTCCATGGTGGTCGCATCGAGTCTTCGTGCGGCGCTCAAGTCCGGGCAGCTGGCGGGAGCAGCACTCGATACGTTCGATCCTGAGCCGCCTCTGGCCAATGATGAGATATTGGCGATGCCGAATGTGACCGTGACGCCGCATATTGCCGGCGCGTCGCGTTTCGTTACGACGTTTGCGGCGGAGCGCCTTGCCGAAGAGGTTGCCCGTTTTCTGCAGGATGGGTCCGTAAAGACCCGCGTTGCCTGA
- a CDS encoding FGGY family carbohydrate kinase has protein sequence MAIDAGTGSCRCLLFNLKGEEVASASAEWTHPAAPGAAGGFDFDTNANGRLLDSVIKRCLASYGGTPGDIKAISSTSMREGVVLYDKAGEVLWACPNIDARASVEAEALVQEGLADLIFDTAGDWVSITTPARLKWLEAHRPDILERTVKFGMISDWAATRLTGEYFTEPSAGSSTALFDLSSRTWSHDLFGRLGLDIAITPTVVESGSPVGAVTAAAAERTGLLAGTPVIAGGGDTQLGLLGLKRGRFDATLFGGSFWQMTTLLDHPLVDPARGPRTLCHAAPGLWMVEGIGFLSGLSLRWFRDAFWQAEVSAAAKSGISPFSLMEKSAQNIPPGANGVTAVMASVMQSDGWTQAPPTLLGFDFNRPEQTGRAAATRAIMEAAAYAAGEHLKMLERLSGNIFPQIVFSGGASQGSLWPKIVADVLGRPVVIPNNSESTSVGCAMLAAVGAGLFSNLDDAGAMASGPRQQIEPDLRHTAAYEDLSQKWLRLNDAMIGLGESGLATPMWRPAGARRKKSLLAAGH, from the coding sequence ATGGCTATTGACGCGGGAACGGGGAGTTGCCGCTGTCTGTTGTTCAATCTGAAGGGCGAAGAGGTCGCGTCCGCCAGCGCCGAATGGACGCATCCCGCAGCGCCCGGCGCGGCGGGCGGATTCGACTTCGACACCAACGCCAATGGCCGCCTTCTCGACAGCGTCATAAAACGTTGCCTCGCTAGCTATGGCGGCACGCCTGGCGACATAAAGGCCATATCCTCAACGTCGATGCGCGAAGGAGTCGTGCTCTACGACAAGGCGGGTGAAGTTCTCTGGGCATGTCCCAACATCGACGCCAGGGCTTCGGTCGAGGCCGAAGCGCTGGTGCAGGAGGGACTGGCCGATTTGATCTTCGATACTGCCGGAGACTGGGTGTCCATCACCACGCCCGCGCGGCTGAAATGGCTGGAAGCACATCGCCCCGATATTCTGGAGCGGACCGTCAAATTCGGCATGATCAGCGATTGGGCTGCTACCCGGCTAACAGGCGAATATTTCACCGAACCCAGTGCGGGATCGTCCACTGCCCTTTTCGATCTGTCGTCGCGCACATGGTCCCATGACCTCTTTGGCCGCCTCGGCTTGGATATCGCTATCACCCCTACGGTTGTCGAGTCGGGCTCTCCTGTCGGCGCCGTAACCGCAGCAGCAGCGGAGCGCACCGGTCTGCTGGCCGGGACGCCGGTCATTGCCGGCGGCGGGGATACCCAACTTGGCCTTCTCGGGCTCAAGCGCGGGCGGTTTGATGCGACCTTGTTCGGCGGCAGCTTCTGGCAGATGACGACTTTGCTGGACCACCCCCTGGTCGATCCTGCGCGGGGCCCTCGTACGCTTTGTCATGCCGCGCCTGGCCTGTGGATGGTTGAGGGTATCGGGTTCTTGAGCGGGCTGTCGTTGCGCTGGTTCCGCGATGCATTCTGGCAGGCGGAGGTCAGCGCTGCCGCGAAGAGCGGCATATCTCCGTTCTCCCTGATGGAAAAGAGCGCACAGAACATCCCTCCAGGGGCGAACGGGGTTACCGCGGTCATGGCCAGCGTCATGCAATCGGATGGCTGGACTCAGGCGCCGCCGACGTTGCTCGGTTTCGACTTTAACCGTCCGGAACAGACCGGCCGGGCAGCGGCCACGCGAGCGATCATGGAGGCCGCCGCTTACGCGGCTGGTGAACACCTCAAAATGCTGGAAAGACTGAGCGGCAACATCTTCCCGCAGATCGTCTTCAGCGGAGGAGCGTCACAGGGCAGTCTGTGGCCGAAAATAGTGGCGGACGTGCTCGGTCGACCTGTGGTCATTCCCAACAATAGCGAGTCGACATCGGTGGGGTGCGCTATGCTGGCCGCTGTCGGAGCGGGGCTGTTCTCAAACCTGGATGACGCCGGCGCCATGGCAAGCGGGCCTAGGCAGCAAATTGAACCCGATCTCCGGCACACAGCGGCCTATGAGGATCTTTCGCAGAAGTGGCTCAGGCTAAATGACGCCATGATAGGGCTGGGGGAGTCGGGGTTGGCGACGCCCATGTGGCGCCCGGCAGGCGCGCGAAGGAAGAAGAGTTTGCTCGCAGCCGGACATTGA
- a CDS encoding SDR family oxidoreductase has product MSDLFSVAGKVIVVTGGLGQLGREFATSLAKAGAKVAVYSRRPVTQDKLDELFPGLGDSIKVYEASVTDKTALEAATEKLIADWGVPHALVNNAGIDSKPDGGAEQNAPFEVYPQKFWDDIIDVNLTGVMLCSQVIGAKMAEQGRGSIINVGSIYGLVSPNQALYAYREKRDGVPFIKAVSYAASKSGLVNLTRYVATYWAEKNVRCNLISFGGVKTGSFDKEFVDNFLERVPMRRQAEKGEYNGVVQFLASDASSYMTGSNVVVDGGFTAW; this is encoded by the coding sequence ATGTCTGATCTGTTTAGCGTCGCGGGGAAGGTGATTGTCGTCACGGGTGGCCTGGGGCAACTGGGGCGCGAATTCGCGACCTCGCTGGCCAAGGCCGGCGCCAAGGTGGCGGTCTATAGCCGCCGGCCGGTGACGCAGGACAAGCTCGACGAGCTGTTCCCCGGTCTCGGCGACAGCATCAAGGTCTACGAGGCCAGCGTGACCGACAAGACGGCGCTGGAAGCCGCGACGGAAAAGCTGATCGCCGATTGGGGCGTGCCGCATGCGCTGGTCAACAATGCCGGCATCGATTCCAAGCCCGATGGCGGCGCCGAGCAGAATGCGCCCTTCGAAGTCTATCCGCAGAAATTCTGGGACGACATCATCGATGTGAACCTGACCGGCGTCATGCTGTGCAGCCAGGTGATCGGCGCCAAGATGGCCGAGCAGGGCCGCGGCAGCATCATCAATGTCGGCTCGATCTACGGCTTGGTCTCGCCCAACCAGGCGCTCTATGCCTATCGCGAGAAGCGCGACGGCGTGCCCTTTATCAAGGCGGTGTCCTATGCGGCATCCAAGTCCGGCCTCGTCAACCTCACCCGCTATGTGGCGACCTACTGGGCCGAGAAGAATGTCCGCTGCAACCTGATCTCCTTCGGCGGGGTCAAGACCGGCAGCTTCGACAAGGAATTCGTCGACAATTTCCTCGAACGCGTGCCGATGCGCCGCCAGGCCGAGAAGGGCGAATATAACGGCGTGGTCCAGTTCCTCGCCTCGGACGCTTCCTCCTACATGACCGGCTCCAATGTCGTGGTCGATGGCGGTTTCACCGCATGGTGA
- a CDS encoding FadR/GntR family transcriptional regulator, with amino-acid sequence MVTPAAPDRGKLHASVVSAIEAEILSGELKVGERLPSEADLARRFAISTRSVREGLQILETKGLVRRKHGERAEVVRDDVEQFLGSLATTVRSLFAEDPAYLVQLMDVRRMFELEVVSRLAAGEGQLSPDVAAALDELSGAKDFSQYAEADARFHRALVQSLGNEILSSVYGNLYALITDVIRLTSRVPSKTQAEGVAEHEAIFDAIRTGKVEGSRALMREHIDNSTAYLQQAIDAANQQGKPS; translated from the coding sequence ATGGTGACCCCAGCCGCGCCGGATCGCGGAAAGCTGCATGCCTCGGTGGTTTCGGCCATCGAGGCCGAAATCCTGTCCGGTGAGCTGAAGGTGGGCGAACGCCTGCCGTCGGAAGCCGACCTGGCGCGGCGCTTCGCCATCAGCACGCGCTCGGTGCGCGAGGGCCTGCAAATCCTCGAAACCAAGGGCCTGGTGCGGCGCAAGCATGGCGAGCGGGCCGAGGTGGTGCGCGATGACGTGGAGCAATTCCTCGGTTCGCTGGCCACCACGGTGCGGAGCCTCTTTGCCGAGGACCCGGCCTATCTGGTCCAGCTCATGGATGTGCGGCGCATGTTCGAGCTCGAAGTGGTGAGCCGGCTGGCGGCGGGGGAGGGGCAATTGTCTCCCGATGTTGCCGCGGCCCTCGACGAACTCTCCGGTGCCAAGGACTTTTCGCAATATGCCGAGGCCGATGCGCGGTTTCACCGGGCTTTGGTGCAGTCGCTGGGCAATGAAATCCTCTCCAGCGTCTACGGCAATCTCTATGCGCTGATCACCGACGTCATCCGCCTGACCAGCCGCGTGCCGAGCAAGACGCAGGCCGAGGGCGTGGCCGAGCATGAAGCCATTTTCGACGCTATCCGCACCGGCAAGGTCGAAGGCAGCCGCGCGCTGATGCGCGAGCATATCGACAATTCCACCGCCTATCTGCAGCAGGCGATCGACGCCGCCAACCAACAAGGAAAACCCAGCTAA
- a CDS encoding RraA family protein, which yields MAAYDYNQTDWAAIKRLAKWYSGDIHDVLDGRGPYGFLKGISQFGVLAPGQVVCGPVSTVRYEPSTRVGQPQDVYHGAIDAVVKGGILMVDSSCAEGSGTGELMSSGAKTKGAAATVVNGTVRDLAEVRKLDYPLFAKGMSPVGVSGRMEATHYQVDLDIDGVRIRPGDVIFADVTGVVVIPSELVGVIADAADELGKNEVACRQRILAGEDLQKIWPVGKAGGPV from the coding sequence ATGGCCGCTTACGACTATAACCAGACCGATTGGGCCGCCATCAAGCGCCTCGCCAAGTGGTATTCCGGCGATATCCACGACGTGCTCGACGGTCGCGGGCCCTATGGCTTCCTCAAGGGCATCAGCCAGTTCGGCGTGCTGGCGCCCGGCCAGGTGGTGTGCGGGCCGGTTTCGACCGTGCGCTACGAGCCCAGCACGCGCGTGGGCCAGCCGCAGGACGTCTATCACGGCGCCATCGACGCAGTGGTCAAGGGCGGCATCCTGATGGTGGATTCCTCCTGCGCCGAAGGTTCGGGCACGGGCGAACTGATGTCGAGCGGCGCCAAGACCAAGGGCGCGGCGGCGACGGTGGTCAACGGCACGGTGCGCGACCTCGCCGAGGTGCGCAAGCTCGATTACCCGCTTTTTGCCAAGGGCATGAGCCCGGTGGGCGTGTCGGGCCGCATGGAAGCGACGCACTATCAGGTCGATCTCGATATCGACGGCGTCCGTATTCGGCCGGGTGACGTGATCTTCGCTGACGTGACCGGGGTCGTTGTCATTCCGTCCGAACTGGTCGGCGTCATCGCCGATGCGGCCGACGAGTTGGGCAAGAACGAAGTTGCTTGCCGCCAGCGCATCCTGGCCGGCGAAGACCTGCAGAAGATCTGGCCCGTCGGCAAGGCCGGCGGTCCCGTCTGA
- a CDS encoding IclR family transcriptional regulator produces MTDSVEVSVPAKPARSDESLKSLTKVSRVLDCFTTSHRALSLAEICARTGYPRSTTHRLLAAMREVGFIEQDRERDFYRLGLRLFELGNTVLANLELHREGRVIVDALHRLTSRAVHLAVFDGLRAVVIQRTEAEQMLTNTMVENSPVHCTSVGKAILAHQPPEIVDRVIAAGLERFTETTITDPAALADELEQTRERGYAIDNGEHQPGLRCIGAPIRNQAGAVFAGISVSAPAWQMPVAEVDELNKVVIYHANLISQRLGYVR; encoded by the coding sequence ATGACCGATTCCGTCGAAGTATCCGTGCCAGCCAAACCGGCCCGCAGCGACGAGAGCCTCAAGTCTCTCACCAAGGTTTCGCGCGTGTTGGACTGTTTCACCACGTCGCACCGGGCGCTGAGCCTGGCCGAGATTTGTGCCCGCACCGGCTATCCGCGCTCCACCACCCATCGCCTGCTGGCCGCCATGCGCGAAGTCGGCTTTATCGAGCAGGATCGCGAGCGCGATTTCTACCGATTGGGGCTGCGCCTGTTCGAATTGGGCAATACGGTTCTCGCCAATCTGGAACTGCACCGTGAGGGCCGCGTCATCGTTGATGCCCTGCATCGCCTGACCAGTCGCGCCGTGCATCTGGCGGTGTTCGACGGCTTGCGCGCCGTGGTCATCCAACGCACCGAAGCCGAACAGATGCTCACCAATACGATGGTGGAGAATTCGCCGGTGCATTGCACCAGCGTCGGCAAGGCCATCCTGGCGCATCAGCCGCCCGAGATCGTCGATCGCGTCATCGCGGCCGGGCTCGAGCGCTTCACCGAAACCACCATCACCGATCCGGCGGCGCTGGCGGACGAACTCGAACAGACGCGCGAGCGCGGCTATGCCATCGACAATGGCGAGCATCAGCCCGGCCTGCGCTGCATCGGCGCGCCGATCCGCAACCAGGCCGGCGCCGTCTTTGCCGGCATCAGCGTCAGCGCCCCGGCCTGGCAGATGCCTGTGGCCGAGGTGGACGAACTCAACAAGGTCGTCATCTACCACGCCAATCTGATTTCCCAGCGGCTGGGCTACGTGCGGTAA
- a CDS encoding DAK2 domain-containing protein, giving the protein MAIDVNTLADAIARANQAMTGLTDVLNAADAKLGDGDTGTMLARLIGTFAAVDVRSAPNLGAGFMALAKAGAASTGSSLGTLIITAMMTAGKLNAGQQTMDWSRLGDVIAAIRDAAMARGKAELGAKTIIDGLDALAKAMDGKDNPASIAAASRHAMHQVLAEFRQRPSAMGRARMFAEKSVGLDDPGMLGLAEIIHAVTADHGATPLA; this is encoded by the coding sequence ATGGCCATCGACGTCAACACGCTGGCCGATGCCATTGCCCGCGCCAACCAGGCCATGACCGGTCTGACCGATGTGCTCAACGCCGCCGACGCCAAGCTGGGCGACGGCGATACCGGCACCATGCTGGCTCGTCTCATCGGCACCTTTGCGGCTGTCGATGTCCGCAGCGCGCCCAACCTGGGCGCCGGCTTCATGGCCCTGGCCAAGGCCGGTGCGGCCTCGACGGGATCGAGCCTGGGCACGCTCATCATCACCGCGATGATGACGGCCGGAAAGCTGAATGCTGGACAGCAAACGATGGACTGGAGCCGGCTGGGCGACGTCATCGCCGCCATCCGCGACGCCGCCATGGCCCGCGGCAAGGCCGAGCTGGGTGCCAAGACCATTATCGACGGGCTCGACGCGCTGGCCAAGGCCATGGACGGCAAGGACAATCCCGCCTCCATTGCCGCCGCTTCGCGTCACGCCATGCACCAGGTGCTGGCCGAGTTCCGGCAGCGCCCGTCCGCCATGGGCCGCGCCCGCATGTTTGCCGAAAAGAGCGTCGGGCTCGACGATCCCGGCATGCTTGGCCTGGCCGAAATCATCCACGCGGTCACCGCAGATCATGGCGCCACCCCGCTTGCTTGA
- a CDS encoding dihydroxyacetone kinase subunit DhaK: MKKLINDPANYVDEMLDGLCLAHPGLVRVGDDRRAIARDVPMRQGKVGVVSGGGSGHLPLFTGYVGHGLLDACAIGNVFEGPTINSCQDAIAAANGGAGVLCLFGNYGGDRMNFEMASEFAAMENIETRTVLGTDDIASAKPEEAHKRRGVAGLIFAYKAAGALAEADGNLDAVAAIAQKTVDRTRTIGVALSSCQIPGAAGPNFTIADDEIEFGMGIHGEPGIWRHNIRPADALVDEMISMLLAERPAGASRVAVLVNSLGSTPFEELFILYRRAAQQLDAAGLTIVRPLIGPYVTSMEMGGASISLCFLDDEIESLLAAPADCPFWKVG, encoded by the coding sequence TTGAAGAAGCTGATCAACGACCCCGCCAACTATGTCGACGAGATGCTCGACGGGCTGTGCCTGGCCCATCCGGGCCTGGTTCGCGTCGGCGACGACCGCCGCGCCATTGCCCGCGACGTGCCGATGCGGCAGGGCAAGGTCGGCGTCGTCTCCGGCGGCGGCTCGGGCCACCTGCCGCTGTTCACCGGCTATGTTGGCCACGGCCTGCTCGATGCCTGCGCCATCGGCAATGTCTTCGAGGGCCCGACCATCAATTCCTGCCAGGATGCCATCGCGGCGGCCAATGGCGGCGCGGGCGTGCTGTGCCTGTTCGGCAATTACGGCGGCGACAGGATGAATTTCGAAATGGCCAGCGAATTCGCCGCCATGGAGAATATCGAGACCCGCACCGTGCTGGGCACCGACGACATTGCCAGCGCCAAGCCGGAGGAAGCCCATAAGCGCCGCGGCGTGGCCGGCCTGATCTTCGCCTACAAGGCCGCCGGCGCACTGGCCGAGGCGGACGGCAATCTCGACGCCGTCGCCGCCATTGCCCAGAAGACCGTGGACCGCACTCGCACCATCGGCGTCGCCCTTTCCTCGTGCCAGATCCCCGGCGCGGCCGGACCCAATTTCACCATTGCCGATGACGAGATCGAATTCGGCATGGGCATCCATGGCGAGCCGGGCATCTGGCGCCACAATATCCGCCCGGCCGACGCACTGGTCGACGAAATGATCTCCATGCTGCTGGCCGAACGTCCAGCAGGCGCCAGCCGGGTGGCCGTGCTGGTCAACAGCCTGGGCTCCACGCCCTTCGAGGAATTGTTCATCCTCTATCGCCGCGCCGCGCAGCAGCTCGATGCTGCCGGGCTGACGATCGTGCGGCCGCTGATCGGCCCTTATGTCACGTCGATGGAAATGGGCGGCGCCTCGATCAGCCTCTGCTTCCTCGATGACGAGATCGAAAGCCTGCTGGCAGCCCCCGCCGATTGCCCGTTCTGGAAGGTGGGCTGA
- a CDS encoding dihydrodipicolinate synthase family protein, whose protein sequence is MTNQIALKLRNTLTGILPPLSMPFDADGNLVRGALKAQVDFMVESGVRGIVVGGSTGEGHTLSSTEFTEAMIEAHDANAGRVPFVVGLIVQSTREAIDRVKALGDIKIDALQVTPVHYLFKPGREATIEHFRAIWEATQVPILIYNVIPWNYLSIDDMLAIMDAVPGVVGMKQSSGDVKSVSDLMLRSKPENIVLTGIDALLYPSFALGAHGAISALTCAVPGVTVKLFNAVEAGDHKTAKDIHFRLNALWNALRHDNLPACVKYIQHRQGLPMFHPRAPMERVTDEQKKAIDAALGPVLELVDVRAKSAA, encoded by the coding sequence ATGACGAACCAGATCGCGCTCAAGCTGCGCAACACGCTGACGGGGATCCTGCCACCCCTGTCGATGCCCTTCGATGCAGACGGCAATCTTGTCCGGGGCGCGCTCAAGGCGCAGGTCGATTTCATGGTCGAATCGGGCGTGCGTGGCATCGTGGTTGGCGGCTCCACCGGCGAGGGCCACACGCTGTCGTCCACCGAATTCACCGAAGCGATGATCGAAGCCCACGACGCCAATGCCGGTCGCGTGCCCTTCGTCGTCGGCCTCATCGTGCAGTCGACCCGCGAGGCCATCGACCGCGTCAAGGCGCTGGGCGACATCAAGATCGACGCCCTGCAGGTCACGCCGGTCCACTACCTGTTCAAGCCCGGCCGCGAAGCCACGATCGAGCATTTCCGCGCCATCTGGGAAGCCACCCAGGTGCCGATCCTGATCTACAACGTCATTCCGTGGAACTACCTCTCCATCGACGACATGCTGGCCATCATGGACGCCGTGCCGGGCGTTGTCGGCATGAAGCAGTCCTCGGGCGACGTGAAGTCCGTCTCCGACCTGATGCTGCGCTCCAAGCCCGAAAATATCGTGCTGACCGGCATCGACGCCCTGCTCTATCCCAGCTTCGCGCTGGGCGCACATGGCGCCATCAGCGCCCTCACGTGCGCCGTTCCGGGTGTCACGGTGAAGCTGTTCAACGCTGTCGAGGCCGGCGACCACAAGACCGCCAAGGACATCCACTTCCGCCTCAACGCGCTGTGGAATGCCCTCCGCCACGACAACCTGCCGGCCTGCGTCAAATACATCCAGCATCGTCAGGGCCTGCCCATGTTCCACCCGCGCGCGCCGATGGAGCGCGTGACCGATGAACAGAAGAAGGCCATCGACGCCGCGCTCGGCCCGGTTCTCGAACTGGTTGACGTGCGAGCAAAGTCCGCCGCCTGA
- a CDS encoding Bug family tripartite tricarboxylate transporter substrate binding protein, whose translation MTLMKKLAGALALSVLAVAPAMAQYPDHAINLIVPWAAGGGTDATGRIVATLLEKELGQPVNVINRTGGGGIVGHTEISYSPPDGYTLGVITTELSMYHWIGTSPLNYSNYDALALFNADPEAVYVRTDGPDIDALLEEIRANPGSVKASGANLGGMAHLGWAGVLTTNGIDPSAAPWVPSEGASASLQLLASGAISVVTTTMPDAQPMVDAGEVKPLLVAAEARVASAPDVPTAEEALGNKWAAYAWRGIGAPKGLPDDVKARLVEALDNVINSDEFKEFMAQRKFGIDYRDAAGFEAFMKDADESIGQALQAVGLAQ comes from the coding sequence ATGACCCTGATGAAGAAACTCGCCGGCGCCCTGGCGCTGTCCGTCCTGGCCGTCGCTCCGGCAATGGCCCAGTATCCTGATCACGCCATCAACCTGATCGTGCCATGGGCCGCAGGCGGCGGCACCGACGCCACCGGCCGCATCGTCGCGACGCTGCTGGAAAAGGAACTCGGCCAGCCGGTCAACGTCATCAACCGCACCGGCGGTGGTGGTATCGTTGGGCACACGGAAATCTCGTACTCGCCGCCCGATGGCTACACGCTGGGCGTGATCACGACCGAGCTGTCCATGTATCACTGGATCGGCACGTCGCCGCTGAACTACTCGAACTACGATGCCCTGGCTTTGTTCAACGCCGATCCGGAAGCGGTCTATGTCCGCACCGACGGCCCCGATATCGACGCCCTGCTGGAAGAGATTCGAGCCAATCCCGGCTCGGTCAAGGCCTCGGGTGCCAATCTGGGCGGCATGGCCCATCTCGGCTGGGCCGGCGTGCTGACCACCAATGGCATTGATCCTTCCGCCGCGCCATGGGTGCCGTCGGAAGGCGCTTCGGCCAGCCTGCAACTGCTGGCTTCGGGCGCCATCAGCGTGGTGACCACCACCATGCCTGATGCCCAGCCGATGGTCGATGCGGGCGAGGTCAAGCCGCTGCTCGTCGCCGCCGAGGCCCGCGTCGCTTCGGCCCCCGACGTGCCCACCGCCGAGGAAGCCCTGGGCAACAAGTGGGCCGCCTATGCCTGGCGCGGTATCGGTGCGCCCAAGGGCCTGCCGGATGATGTGAAGGCTCGCCTGGTCGAAGCGCTGGACAATGTGATCAACAGCGATGAGTTCAAGGAATTCATGGCCCAGCGCAAGTTCGGCATCGACTATCGCGATGCCGCCGGCTTCGAGGCTTTCATGAAGGATGCCGACGAATCCATCGGCCAGGCGCTCCAGGCCGTCGGCCTGGCGCAGTAA
- a CDS encoding tripartite tricarboxylate transporter TctB family protein, which translates to MKRSIPMDSVLGLLFALAGAAILQQALNMHPLPGMNVGPGLFPSIVGGAMALMGVALTIQGWVVRDVPEEDAPPLVTWFAIGIVAAIAAVIFVMPYLGFLVAGTIFSVVIVLLSRGGWLPALIFSPIATATIYYLFTMALRVPLPRGLLG; encoded by the coding sequence ATGAAGCGGTCAATTCCTATGGATAGTGTGCTCGGACTGCTGTTCGCCCTGGCGGGCGCTGCAATCCTGCAGCAGGCGCTCAACATGCATCCGCTGCCGGGGATGAATGTCGGGCCGGGCCTGTTTCCTTCCATTGTCGGCGGCGCCATGGCGCTGATGGGCGTAGCGCTGACCATCCAGGGCTGGGTGGTTCGCGATGTGCCCGAAGAGGACGCACCGCCGCTGGTGACCTGGTTCGCCATCGGCATCGTGGCTGCCATCGCGGCGGTCATCTTTGTCATGCCCTATCTGGGGTTCCTCGTGGCCGGCACGATCTTCTCGGTCGTCATCGTGCTGCTCAGCCGGGGCGGGTGGCTGCCGGCGCTGATCTTCAGCCCCATCGCTACCGCCACGATCTATTATCTTTTCACCATGGCCTTGCGGGTTCCGCTGCCACGTGGGCTGCTGGGGTAG